In bacterium 336/3, the following proteins share a genomic window:
- a CDS encoding alpha/beta hydrolase has product MYKSLFLLFCLIASVSCKKNIVNPNNFTTATIILPTHKLTSYSIIKNTKYLIVFESGLGDDHSIWNQKNLPTNISSKQDVLLYDRAGYGKSEKGAKPRNIVKLSAELDSVISKFANNRKVILVGHSLAGMIMRDYAIKNPTKIAGILLIDPSHEAYNNPTQEQEDLIYNTFLNSNGADFGATMEAKELIEDSQYMVTLSNLPNVPTIILTSMKVDASHNTTDRQNWYNAHQLLKSGITDFIHITTKNSGHYIFIEEPNLVLDNLNLLLSKLP; this is encoded by the coding sequence ATGTATAAATCACTCTTTTTACTTTTTTGCTTAATTGCATCTGTTTCTTGCAAGAAAAATATTGTAAATCCTAATAATTTTACAACAGCAACAATTATTTTACCAACTCATAAACTGACTAGCTATTCTATCATTAAAAATACGAAGTATTTAATTGTATTTGAATCAGGTTTGGGTGATGATCATTCTATTTGGAATCAGAAAAACTTACCAACTAATATCAGTTCTAAACAAGACGTTTTACTATACGACAGAGCTGGTTATGGAAAATCTGAAAAAGGTGCAAAACCAAGAAACATAGTCAAATTAAGTGCTGAACTTGATAGTGTTATTTCTAAATTTGCAAACAATAGAAAAGTTATATTGGTAGGGCATTCTCTTGCAGGAATGATTATGAGAGATTATGCAATAAAAAATCCAACAAAAATAGCTGGGATATTATTAATTGATCCTTCCCATGAAGCATATAACAACCCAACACAAGAACAAGAAGATCTGATTTATAATACATTTTTGAATAGCAATGGTGCAGATTTTGGTGCAACTATGGAAGCAAAAGAACTAATTGAAGATTCACAATATATGGTTACACTCTCGAATTTACCTAATGTACCTACAATTATATTGACAAGTATGAAAGTAGATGCCTCTCACAATACAACAGATAGACAAAATTGGTATAATGCTCATCAATTATTGAAATCTGGCATCACAGATTTTATACACATTACAACAAAAAATTCTGGACATTATATTTTTATTGAAGAACCTAATTTAGTTTTAGATAACTTGAATTTACTTCTTTCTAAACTGCCTTAG
- a CDS encoding collagen-binding protein, producing MRKIVYVCLLWIAIILQAFAQEKYTLSGKVKDASSGEELIGATVVIKSLKAGAVTNEYGFYSITVEKGSYELTVSYVGFVDIVKKVDLQSSQTLDILLKPEGSEIEAVEVVGKEDSPRQNVESTAMGTVQLEMRTLKKMPALLGEVDVLRSLQLTPGVSTVGEGSGGFNVRGGGVDQNLVLLDEAAVYNSSHLFGFFSVFNPDAVKDVKLIKGGIPAQYGGRLASVLDVRMKEGNNQKFTASGGVGTVSSRFAVEAPIIKDKSSFIVAGRRSYADVFLRAFGNESQRQNQLYFYDLTTKANYKINDKNKVYVSGYFGRDVFQFSDDFKINWGNATATVRWNKTFNPKLFANFSGIYSNYDYNLGVPTGTQAFDWASRIETFQGKADFSYFSSPKSIFNFGATALRYNFYPGSIKVGKGSIFNPFTLDRQNALETAIYLDHEHKVSTRLQLQYGLRYSWYNFLGKGTVYDYVGETGKRKTAVNPRTFTSNQSIADYGNLEPRFSMRYQFDESSSFKASYNRTSQYIHLISSTTAASPTDVWSPTTNNIKPELADQVAAGYFRNFKNNTFEASAEVYYKTMTNQIDYVDGALLLLNRQMEGDLLYGLGRSYGAEFYVKKNSGKLNGWLSYTLSKSERKIDGINNGEWYRAKYDRTHNLSLVLIYDLNEKWSFSSNFNYATGVATTFPNARYEMDGIVVPHNTGNVRNNYRVPAYHRFDLGATYHRKKTGRFEQEWVFSLYNVYGRKNPFTVYFRQEPAKDGQIQAPQNTQARELSIFASIIPSVTWNFKF from the coding sequence ATGAGAAAAATTGTTTATGTCTGTTTGCTTTGGATAGCAATTATCCTACAAGCATTTGCCCAAGAAAAATATACCTTGAGTGGTAAAGTAAAAGATGCCTCCAGTGGTGAGGAACTGATTGGGGCTACTGTTGTTATTAAATCATTGAAAGCAGGAGCTGTTACCAACGAATACGGTTTCTATTCTATTACCGTTGAAAAAGGCTCTTATGAGCTTACGGTCAGCTATGTAGGTTTTGTAGATATTGTAAAAAAAGTAGATTTACAGAGTTCCCAAACACTCGATATTCTATTAAAACCTGAAGGAAGTGAAATTGAGGCTGTAGAAGTCGTTGGAAAAGAAGATTCTCCACGCCAAAATGTAGAAAGTACAGCTATGGGAACGGTACAACTTGAAATGAGAACACTTAAAAAAATGCCTGCCTTGCTTGGTGAAGTAGATGTTTTGAGGTCTTTACAACTTACCCCAGGGGTAAGTACTGTAGGCGAAGGGTCTGGAGGCTTTAATGTACGTGGTGGAGGTGTAGATCAGAATTTGGTACTTTTGGATGAGGCTGCTGTGTATAATAGCTCGCATTTATTTGGCTTCTTTTCAGTGTTCAATCCTGATGCTGTAAAAGATGTAAAACTTATCAAAGGGGGCATTCCTGCACAATATGGTGGCAGACTTGCTTCTGTTTTGGATGTACGCATGAAAGAAGGTAATAATCAGAAGTTTACGGCTTCGGGAGGTGTAGGAACTGTTTCAAGTCGTTTTGCAGTAGAAGCCCCTATTATCAAAGATAAAAGTTCGTTTATTGTGGCTGGCAGGCGTTCTTATGCTGATGTATTTTTGAGAGCTTTTGGAAATGAAAGTCAACGCCAAAACCAGTTATATTTTTATGACTTAACGACCAAAGCCAATTATAAAATCAATGATAAGAACAAAGTGTATGTATCTGGATATTTTGGCAGGGATGTTTTCCAGTTTAGTGATGATTTTAAGATTAATTGGGGCAATGCAACAGCAACTGTTCGTTGGAATAAAACTTTCAATCCGAAGCTATTTGCCAATTTTTCAGGCATTTATAGTAATTATGATTATAATTTGGGCGTTCCGACAGGTACACAAGCTTTCGATTGGGCATCAAGAATTGAAACATTTCAAGGAAAAGCAGATTTTAGCTATTTTTCATCTCCCAAAAGTATTTTCAACTTTGGTGCAACAGCTTTGAGATACAATTTTTACCCTGGTTCTATCAAAGTTGGGAAAGGTTCTATTTTCAATCCATTTACTTTGGACAGACAAAATGCTTTGGAAACTGCCATTTACTTAGACCACGAACACAAAGTTTCTACAAGATTGCAGTTGCAGTATGGTTTGCGTTATTCTTGGTACAATTTCTTAGGAAAAGGCACTGTATATGATTATGTAGGCGAAACAGGCAAACGTAAAACTGCCGTTAATCCACGAACATTTACAAGTAATCAATCCATTGCAGATTATGGAAATTTAGAGCCTCGTTTTTCTATGCGTTATCAATTTGATGAAAGTAGCTCTTTTAAAGCCAGTTACAATAGAACTTCACAGTATATTCACTTGATTTCAAGTACAACGGCTGCCTCCCCTACTGATGTCTGGTCGCCAACCACCAATAATATCAAGCCAGAACTGGCTGATCAAGTGGCTGCTGGATATTTCAGAAATTTCAAAAACAATACTTTTGAAGCCTCTGCTGAAGTGTATTACAAAACCATGACCAACCAAATAGATTATGTAGATGGGGCTTTGTTACTCTTAAATAGACAAATGGAAGGTGATTTGTTGTATGGTTTGGGTAGAAGTTATGGAGCAGAGTTTTATGTGAAAAAGAATTCAGGGAAATTAAATGGCTGGTTGAGTTATACGCTTTCCAAGTCCGAAAGAAAAATTGATGGTATCAATAATGGAGAGTGGTACAGAGCCAAATATGATAGAACACATAATTTATCATTGGTTCTTATTTATGATTTGAACGAAAAATGGTCTTTTTCAAGTAATTTCAATTATGCAACAGGTGTCGCTACTACTTTCCCTAATGCTCGTTATGAGATGGATGGAATTGTTGTACCACACAACACAGGCAACGTCAGAAACAATTATCGTGTACCTGCTTATCATAGATTTGATTTAGGAGCTACTTATCACAGAAAGAAAACTGGCAGATTTGAACAGGAGTGGGTTTTCTCTTTGTATAATGTGTATGGTCGTAAAAATCCGTTTACAGTGTATTTCAGGCAAGAGCCTGCCAAAGATGGACAGATACAAGCTCCTCAAAATACTCAGGCAAGGGAACTTTCTATTTTCGCATCTATTATTCCTTCTGTTACTTGGAACTTTAAATTTTAA
- a CDS encoding polynucleotide kinase-phosphatase, with amino-acid sequence MHIKVPELSLVVLIGVSGSGKSSFAKKYFKRTEIISSDECRALISDDENNQAATPDAFELLHFMAGKRLKNGLLTVIDATSVQRESRKTLIDLARNYHVLPIAIILDVPESVCAERNKKREDRNFGHHVIRNQSQQLKKNLRSIKEEGFSHVYHLKTVEEIENVEDIIREKLYNDKKHETSPLDIIGDVHGCFEELTELLAELGYKIEKVDEDETNFGFAVTPPENRKAVFVGDLTDRGPDSPSVLKLVMSMVHAGTAYCVCGNHDSKLQKHLAGKKVQLKHGLETTVEQLEKETDEFKQKLEKFLYKLVSHYVFDEGRLVVAHAGIREEMQGRGSGAIRAFCMYGETTGEIDEFGLPVRYNWAKDYKGKAKVVYGHTPVPEAEWLNRTIDIDTGCVFGGKLTALRYPEDQLVSVKAKKEYYTPRKPFLSEENALNAQQEYDDVLDVEEVIGKRIIQTRLRSNITIREENSIAALEVMSRFAVNPKWLIYLPPTMSPCATSSLPEYLEYPTEALDYYQKKDVQKVICEEKHMGSRAVIVLCKDEEAALKRFGVENEGIGVCYTRSGRNFFNDEILEKAFLNRVKECLDKADFWKKFQTEWVCFDTELMPWSAKAQALLKEQYAAVGAAASAALPEAEKALALTLARGIEGVEKFYEKIKAKNSAVQHYIKAYQQYCWEVNSIDDYKLAPFHILATEGKVHIDKTHEWHMQQIAEICKHNPSFMVETPYKIVDFHDDASYDEAVAWWLELTAKGGEGMVVKPYDFIAYQKADFLQPAIKCRGKEYLRIIYGAEYDLPENLKRLKNRALNAKQSLALREFALSIESLERFVRKEPLRKTHESVFGLLALESEDIDPRL; translated from the coding sequence ATGCATATAAAAGTTCCTGAATTGTCGTTGGTGGTTTTAATAGGGGTTTCTGGCTCTGGAAAAAGTAGTTTTGCTAAAAAGTATTTCAAAAGAACAGAAATCATCTCTTCTGATGAATGTAGAGCCTTAATTTCTGATGATGAAAACAATCAGGCTGCTACCCCTGATGCCTTTGAGTTGCTTCATTTTATGGCAGGAAAACGCCTCAAAAATGGTTTGCTTACAGTTATTGATGCAACCAGCGTTCAGAGAGAGTCTCGTAAAACACTCATAGATTTAGCCCGAAATTATCATGTTTTACCGATAGCTATTATTTTAGATGTTCCTGAATCAGTTTGTGCAGAAAGAAATAAAAAAAGAGAAGATAGAAATTTTGGACATCATGTCATCAGAAATCAATCACAACAACTCAAAAAGAACCTTAGAAGTATCAAAGAAGAAGGTTTTTCGCATGTCTATCATCTCAAAACCGTAGAGGAGATAGAAAATGTAGAAGATATTATCCGTGAAAAACTTTACAACGATAAAAAACACGAAACATCACCTCTTGATATTATTGGCGATGTACATGGCTGTTTCGAGGAACTGACAGAACTCCTCGCAGAGTTGGGTTACAAAATTGAAAAAGTAGACGAAGACGAAACAAATTTTGGGTTTGCTGTAACTCCTCCTGAAAACCGAAAAGCCGTTTTTGTAGGCGATTTGACAGACCGAGGACCTGATTCTCCAAGTGTTTTAAAGCTCGTAATGAGCATGGTACACGCAGGCACAGCCTATTGTGTTTGTGGAAACCACGATTCCAAGCTTCAAAAGCATTTAGCAGGCAAAAAAGTACAACTCAAACATGGTTTGGAAACAACTGTTGAGCAACTTGAAAAAGAAACAGACGAATTCAAACAAAAATTAGAGAAGTTTTTATACAAATTAGTAAGCCATTATGTATTTGATGAAGGCAGACTGGTAGTAGCTCATGCAGGCATCCGAGAAGAAATGCAGGGACGTGGCTCTGGAGCTATCAGGGCTTTTTGTATGTATGGCGAAACAACAGGCGAAATAGATGAATTTGGTTTGCCTGTTCGTTACAATTGGGCAAAAGACTACAAAGGAAAAGCCAAAGTAGTCTATGGACATACGCCTGTACCCGAAGCAGAGTGGCTCAACAGAACCATTGATATTGATACAGGTTGCGTTTTTGGTGGAAAGCTCACAGCGTTAAGGTATCCCGAAGATCAATTGGTATCTGTAAAAGCTAAAAAAGAATATTATACCCCCAGAAAGCCATTTTTATCAGAAGAAAATGCTTTAAATGCTCAACAAGAATACGATGATGTATTGGATGTAGAAGAGGTAATAGGCAAAAGAATTATCCAGACAAGGCTTAGAAGCAATATTACTATCCGAGAAGAAAACTCAATCGCTGCTTTGGAAGTGATGAGTAGATTTGCCGTAAATCCCAAATGGCTGATTTACCTGCCACCTACTATGTCGCCATGTGCCACTAGTAGCTTGCCTGAATACTTGGAATATCCTACAGAAGCTTTGGATTATTACCAGAAAAAAGACGTTCAGAAGGTGATTTGCGAAGAAAAACACATGGGTTCGAGGGCTGTGATAGTACTTTGTAAAGATGAAGAGGCTGCTCTCAAACGTTTTGGTGTTGAAAATGAAGGAATAGGAGTGTGTTATACTCGTTCAGGTAGAAATTTTTTCAATGATGAGATACTCGAAAAGGCTTTTTTGAATAGAGTAAAAGAGTGTTTGGATAAAGCTGATTTCTGGAAGAAATTTCAAACAGAATGGGTGTGTTTTGATACTGAACTGATGCCTTGGTCTGCCAAAGCCCAAGCCCTGCTCAAAGAGCAATATGCTGCTGTAGGGGCTGCTGCCAGTGCTGCTCTGCCCGAAGCCGAAAAAGCCCTTGCCCTGACACTTGCAAGAGGTATTGAAGGTGTAGAAAAATTTTATGAAAAAATAAAGGCAAAAAATAGTGCTGTTCAGCATTATATCAAGGCTTATCAGCAGTATTGCTGGGAAGTAAACAGCATTGATGATTATAAACTTGCTCCTTTTCATATTCTGGCAACAGAGGGCAAAGTACACATTGATAAAACCCATGAATGGCACATGCAACAAATTGCCGAAATCTGCAAACATAACCCTTCTTTTATGGTTGAAACGCCCTATAAAATTGTAGATTTCCATGATGATGCCAGCTACGATGAGGCTGTGGCTTGGTGGCTCGAACTCACTGCCAAAGGAGGAGAGGGAATGGTGGTAAAACCTTACGATTTTATTGCATACCAAAAAGCTGATTTTCTGCAACCAGCTATCAAATGTCGTGGAAAAGAGTATTTACGTATTATTTATGGTGCAGAGTACGATTTGCCCGAAAATTTAAAACGCCTGAAAAACAGAGCCTTGAATGCCAAACAATCACTGGCACTCAGAGAGTTTGCTTTGAGTATTGAGTCTTTGGAGCGTTTTGTACGAAAAGAGCCTCTCAGAAAAACCCACGAAAGTGTTTTTGGACTCCTAGCCCTTGAGAGTGAAGACATTGACCCAAGATTGTAG
- a CDS encoding methyltransferase type 12: MLLNISTTHYPATDLGYLLHKHPDKFQTIELSVGKAHIFYPEKSDERTTISLMLDIDPIDMVRGSKNMMGDGFSLRQYVNDRPYVASSFMSVAIAKAFSTALNGKCKDKPELVEVVMPFEISIASLPSPKGGEKLIRKFFEPLGYEVSLTRHPLDTKFDWGESRYYSLTLKGFKTTQEVLSHLYVLIPALDNDKHYFIDNSEIEKLLEKGGEWLREHPEREQIVQRYLLGLYGLSRKAIQIMKEEEIDLESTEIEEQTELKVKRETLHDKRLQLVSEKIIASGAITVLDLGCGEGKLIKLLMKESQITQISGMDVSYQELLRAKDKLRYDEMAPKQKERIQLFQGSLMYRDKRFEGFEAAAVVEVIEHLELNRLKAFERVLFEFARPKTIVLTTPNQEYNVMWEKLDAETMRHEDHRFEWNREEFKAWVEQISEKYNYTYSIFYIGDEAENIGSPSQGVVFKDKL; the protein is encoded by the coding sequence ATGCTTTTAAACATCTCAACAACTCATTACCCTGCTACTGATTTGGGGTATTTGCTTCATAAACACCCTGATAAATTCCAGACCATCGAACTTTCGGTAGGGAAAGCTCATATCTTTTACCCCGAAAAAAGCGATGAACGAACGACCATTTCGTTGATGCTTGATATTGACCCCATTGATATGGTTAGAGGCTCAAAAAATATGATGGGAGATGGTTTTTCGTTAAGGCAGTACGTAAATGATCGTCCTTATGTGGCTTCTTCATTTATGAGTGTGGCTATTGCCAAGGCTTTTTCTACGGCTCTCAATGGCAAATGCAAAGATAAACCCGAATTGGTAGAAGTGGTAATGCCTTTTGAAATTTCAATTGCTTCATTGCCTTCTCCAAAAGGTGGTGAAAAGCTTATTCGTAAATTTTTTGAGCCATTAGGCTATGAAGTAAGCCTTACAAGACACCCTCTTGATACCAAATTTGACTGGGGAGAAAGCCGATATTACAGCCTTACACTCAAAGGTTTTAAAACTACTCAGGAAGTGCTTTCACATTTATATGTGTTAATTCCTGCTTTGGATAATGACAAACACTATTTTATAGATAACAGTGAAATTGAAAAACTCCTTGAAAAAGGTGGTGAGTGGCTCAGAGAACACCCTGAACGTGAGCAAATTGTACAACGTTATTTGCTGGGCTTGTATGGTCTTTCTAGAAAAGCCATCCAAATTATGAAAGAAGAAGAAATAGATTTGGAAAGTACTGAAATAGAAGAACAAACAGAACTGAAAGTAAAAAGAGAAACACTCCACGACAAGCGTTTGCAACTGGTTTCTGAAAAAATTATAGCATCTGGTGCTATCACAGTACTCGATTTGGGTTGTGGAGAGGGTAAACTGATTAAACTCCTGATGAAAGAAAGCCAAATTACGCAAATTTCAGGGATGGACGTATCATATCAGGAGTTACTGAGGGCTAAAGATAAACTGCGTTATGATGAAATGGCTCCCAAACAAAAAGAACGCATACAATTATTTCAAGGTTCTTTGATGTACAGAGATAAACGTTTTGAAGGCTTCGAGGCTGCTGCTGTAGTAGAAGTGATAGAACATCTGGAACTTAACAGACTCAAAGCTTTTGAAAGAGTATTGTTTGAGTTTGCCCGCCCCAAAACCATTGTACTCACTACTCCCAATCAGGAATACAATGTCATGTGGGAAAAACTGGATGCTGAAACTATGCGACACGAAGACCACCGATTCGAGTGGAACAGAGAAGAATTTAAAGCTTGGGTAGAGCAGATTTCAGAAAAATATAATTACACCTATTCCATTTTTTATATTGGTGATGAAGCTGAAAATATAGGCTCACCCAGCCAAGGAGTGGTTTTTAAGGATAAGTTATAA
- a CDS encoding MBL fold metallo-hydrolase produces the protein MKKFFKYTFLSILILIIVLTISVMIFTQQTKFGKLPSGKRLERIEKSPHYKDGKFQNLSHTPDLAEGASYPKVMWDFFFGRSKRSTPKNILPSKKVDLKNLPKNQDILVWFGHSSYFIQTDGKTFLVDPVLSGAASPIKFTTRSFKGADVYSPDDFPEIDYLLISHDHWDHLDYETVLALKPKIKHIVTGLGTGEHFEHWGFDVKNIYEGDWYEKFDFEDNFTIHVTPARHFSGRGLSRNKALWASFVLQTPTKKLYIGGDSGYDKHFAEIGSKFGEFDLVILEAGQYNEYWKYIHMLPHEIVKAAQDLKAKKLMPVHWGKFVLALHAWDEPILKVSEYGLEQKMPLLTPMIGEGVDFMQTQTFETWWKKVD, from the coding sequence ATGAAAAAATTCTTTAAATACACTTTTCTCTCCATACTCATTTTAATTATTGTTTTAACTATTTCTGTTATGATATTTACGCAACAAACAAAATTCGGAAAACTGCCTAGTGGCAAAAGGCTTGAAAGAATTGAAAAATCGCCTCATTATAAAGACGGCAAATTCCAAAACCTAAGCCATACCCCCGACCTTGCCGAAGGGGCAAGCTATCCAAAAGTAATGTGGGATTTCTTTTTTGGCAGAAGTAAACGTTCCACTCCAAAAAATATTTTGCCTTCTAAAAAAGTAGATTTGAAAAATTTACCCAAAAATCAGGATATTTTGGTATGGTTCGGTCATTCATCTTATTTTATTCAAACAGATGGAAAAACATTTCTTGTGGACCCCGTATTGAGTGGAGCAGCTTCGCCTATTAAGTTTACCACTCGTAGTTTTAAAGGAGCAGATGTTTATAGCCCTGATGATTTCCCTGAAATCGATTATTTACTCATTTCTCATGACCATTGGGATCATTTGGATTATGAAACGGTATTGGCTTTAAAACCTAAAATCAAACATATTGTAACAGGTTTGGGTACAGGTGAGCATTTTGAACATTGGGGCTTTGATGTAAAAAACATCTATGAAGGTGATTGGTACGAAAAGTTTGATTTTGAAGATAATTTTACCATTCATGTCACTCCTGCAAGGCATTTTTCAGGAAGAGGTTTATCAAGAAATAAAGCTCTTTGGGCATCTTTTGTGCTTCAAACACCTACCAAAAAATTATATATAGGTGGAGATAGTGGCTATGACAAGCATTTTGCAGAAATTGGCTCTAAGTTTGGTGAGTTTGATTTGGTTATTTTGGAAGCAGGACAATACAACGAATATTGGAAATATATCCACATGCTCCCACACGAAATTGTGAAAGCAGCTCAAGATTTAAAAGCCAAAAAACTTATGCCTGTACATTGGGGTAAATTTGTCCTTGCTCTTCATGCTTGGGATGAACCTATTCTAAAAGTATCAGAATATGGTTTAGAACAAAAAATGCCACTTCTTACCCCCATGATAGGCGAAGGGGTAGACTTTATGCAAACACAAACTTTTGAAACTTGGTGGAAAAAGGTGGATTAA